The following are encoded in a window of Limibacter armeniacum genomic DNA:
- a CDS encoding DUF481 domain-containing protein yields MKTLFTLIFMAFICFPLLAQKDTLKISDEEKLIGEIKGMDRGIITMSTDYSKDDFKIKWEDVQQVKTHSHFLISLSDGRRVNGNLTGVRGENIHLLSGEADIEIPFDDVVYLKQIKEDFWSKVYTSIDLGYNHTKANNLQQFSIGGTLGYLTERWWIDMKYNDIRSSQDDAADVHRTDANIGFRYFLPREWFLLVDLSFLSNTEQNLDLRTLLKSGLGNYLVQTNHTYWGVTAGLAFNNENFMGETPDKQSLEAFASTELNFFDVGDWSLLTNVSVYRSITEDNRWRTDFSLDTNYDLPLNFYIRLGGSLNYDSQPAEDGSKSDYVIRTHFGWKL; encoded by the coding sequence ATGAAAACACTGTTTACACTTATTTTCATGGCTTTTATCTGCTTCCCGTTATTGGCACAAAAAGATACGCTGAAGATATCTGATGAAGAAAAGCTTATCGGTGAGATAAAGGGAATGGACAGAGGTATTATTACCATGTCTACAGACTACAGCAAGGATGACTTCAAAATCAAATGGGAAGATGTCCAACAAGTCAAAACACACTCCCATTTCCTGATTTCTTTAAGTGATGGCAGAAGGGTCAATGGCAACTTGACGGGCGTCAGGGGCGAGAATATCCATTTGCTAAGTGGGGAGGCAGATATTGAGATTCCTTTTGATGATGTGGTCTACCTCAAGCAAATCAAAGAAGACTTTTGGAGCAAGGTTTACACCTCCATTGATTTAGGGTACAACCATACCAAAGCCAATAACCTGCAACAGTTCAGCATCGGCGGCACATTGGGTTATTTGACGGAGCGATGGTGGATTGACATGAAATACAATGACATCCGCTCAAGTCAGGATGATGCAGCAGATGTACACCGTACGGATGCCAATATTGGATTCAGGTATTTTCTGCCAAGGGAATGGTTCCTACTCGTTGACCTAAGCTTCCTTTCCAACACCGAGCAAAACCTTGACCTACGTACCCTCTTAAAATCCGGTCTTGGTAATTACCTGGTCCAGACGAACCATACTTATTGGGGCGTGACAGCAGGTTTGGCTTTCAACAATGAAAATTTCATGGGAGAAACGCCTGACAAACAATCATTGGAAGCCTTTGCCAGTACAGAACTCAACTTTTTTGATGTGGGTGACTGGAGCCTGCTGACCAACGTATCGGTTTACAGAAGCATTACAGAGGATAACCGTTGGCGTACGGACTTCAGTCTCGACACCAATTATGACTTGCCTTTGAACTTCTATATCCGTTTGGGAGGAAGCCTGAACTACGATAGTCAACCTGCCGAAGACGGCAGCAAGTCTGACTATGTAATCAGGACACATTTTGGATGGAAACTGTAA
- a CDS encoding AAA family ATPase, whose product MTTSIYISTAEAHSGKALVSLGLMETLLRKSPKVGFFRPIISKKPNGKKDSDIALILEHFNLEQTYEEAFGFYRQDVNDLIGTGKYDYVINKIIEKFKSLEAKYDFVLIEGSDYVGEGTAFEFNINADIAKNLGLLSLY is encoded by the coding sequence ATGACGACATCAATTTATATCAGCACGGCAGAAGCGCATAGTGGAAAAGCCTTGGTGAGTTTAGGTCTGATGGAAACATTGTTACGAAAGTCTCCAAAAGTGGGGTTTTTCCGACCTATTATTTCCAAAAAGCCTAATGGAAAAAAGGATTCTGATATTGCTTTGATTTTGGAGCATTTTAACCTTGAACAGACTTATGAGGAAGCTTTCGGGTTTTACAGACAAGATGTAAATGACCTGATCGGTACTGGTAAGTATGACTATGTAATCAACAAGATTATTGAAAAGTTCAAGTCACTTGAAGCCAAATACGATTTTGTGCTGATAGAAGGTTCTGATTACGTAGGTGAGGGAACTGCCTTCGAATTCAATATTAACGCAGATATCGCCAAGAACCTGGGTCTCCTGTCCTTATATTAG
- the pta gene encoding phosphate acetyltransferase has product MTDVQMSVDSFVEKECEIAGVIINKADPENQNEYQTELERAFGKTGRMLSVIPSDKRIGSPTMRDIVERLNAEVLYGGERLDNQSDNYMIAAMQLDNVIDRLRYDNCLVITPGDRTDIILAALQAHQSKNFPPMSGILLSTGLKPSPAIDRLIAGLDETLPILSVEFNTFETAARLQNINSTLHSDEEARIAYAKQLFENNVDIATLEAQLQAITVRGMTPKMFQYNLVQKARASKKRIVLPEAMDHRILKATAMLTSHDIAEIILLGNAEEIIEESKKANVEINWEQVEIIDPASYSKFEDYANTYYEQRKHKGVTPEYAKDTMTDVSYFGTMMVYKGDADGMVSGAINTTAHTIRPALQFVKTKPGVSVVSSVFFMSLPDKVLVYGDCAVNPNPNPEQLAEIAISSAETAIAFGIEPKVAMLSYSSGSSGSGEEVEKVRKATEIAQAKRPDLKIEGPIQYDAAVDPTVGAKKMPGSEVAGQANVLIFPDLNTGNNTYKAVQRETGAIAIGPMLQGLNKPVNDLSRGALVEDIINTVVITSIQADNK; this is encoded by the coding sequence CTGACAGACGTTCAAATGTCCGTTGATTCATTCGTGGAAAAAGAATGTGAAATTGCAGGTGTTATTATCAATAAGGCTGACCCTGAAAATCAGAATGAATACCAGACTGAACTGGAAAGAGCCTTCGGTAAAACAGGTAGAATGCTTTCTGTAATTCCTTCTGACAAAAGAATCGGAAGCCCTACCATGCGTGACATCGTAGAGCGCCTGAATGCAGAAGTACTTTATGGTGGTGAGCGTCTGGACAACCAGTCAGATAACTATATGATTGCGGCCATGCAGCTGGACAATGTCATTGACAGGTTGCGTTACGACAACTGCTTGGTGATAACACCCGGTGACCGTACAGATATTATTCTGGCAGCACTTCAGGCACACCAATCCAAGAACTTCCCGCCAATGTCAGGCATTCTGCTTTCAACTGGTCTGAAGCCATCACCTGCCATTGACAGGCTGATCGCCGGACTAGACGAAACGCTGCCTATTTTGTCAGTAGAATTCAACACATTTGAAACTGCAGCTAGATTGCAGAATATCAACTCAACACTGCACAGTGACGAGGAAGCCCGAATTGCCTACGCCAAGCAGCTGTTCGAAAATAATGTTGACATCGCGACACTGGAAGCACAATTGCAGGCTATCACTGTCAGAGGCATGACACCTAAGATGTTCCAGTATAACCTGGTACAGAAAGCACGTGCCAGCAAGAAACGTATTGTACTTCCTGAGGCAATGGATCACCGTATCCTGAAAGCCACCGCCATGCTGACATCTCATGATATTGCGGAGATTATTTTGCTTGGAAATGCAGAGGAAATTATTGAAGAATCTAAAAAGGCGAATGTAGAGATCAATTGGGAGCAGGTAGAAATCATTGACCCTGCCTCATACAGCAAGTTTGAAGACTACGCCAACACTTATTACGAGCAACGTAAACATAAAGGGGTTACACCTGAATATGCCAAGGACACGATGACTGACGTCTCATACTTTGGTACCATGATGGTGTATAAGGGTGATGCTGACGGTATGGTATCAGGAGCTATCAACACGACAGCTCACACCATTCGTCCTGCACTTCAGTTTGTGAAAACGAAACCTGGTGTTTCCGTTGTTTCTTCAGTATTCTTTATGTCGCTTCCTGACAAGGTACTGGTTTATGGAGACTGTGCTGTAAACCCTAACCCTAATCCGGAGCAACTTGCCGAGATTGCCATCTCTTCTGCCGAAACAGCAATTGCTTTCGGTATTGAACCAAAAGTGGCGATGCTTTCCTACTCATCAGGTTCATCCGGTTCAGGTGAGGAAGTAGAAAAGGTTCGTAAAGCTACCGAGATTGCGCAAGCCAAACGTCCTGACTTAAAAATTGAAGGACCTATTCAGTACGACGCAGCGGTTGACCCAACCGTCGGTGCCAAGAAGATGCCGGGCTCGGAAGTGGCAGGACAAGCTAACGTACTGATCTTCCCTGACCTGAACACAGGTAACAACACTTATAAAGCGGTACAACGTGAAACTGGCGCCATTGCTATTGGCCCTATGCTTCAAGGATTGAACAAGCCTGTTAACGACTTAAGTCGTGGTGCTTTGGTTGAAGACATCATCAATACGGTGGTGATCACTTCTATTCAGGCGGACAACAAGTAA
- a CDS encoding acetate/propionate family kinase: MKVLVINSGSSSIKYQLFEMDNEQVLCSGIVEKIGLPEGIITHKTFDAAGNETKNKQELPIPDHKVGLAEVVKLLTDEKIGVISNPDDISAVGHRVVHGGEYFNETTVITKEVEEKIEEVIPLAPLHNPANLQGIRVCKDIFPKAKQVAVFDTAFHQTMPERAFRYAIPEELYQKYGVRSYGMHGTSHKYVSAAANKYLGKEGASSRIITIHLGNGCSMAAVKDGRCIDTSMGFSPLAGLMMGTRSGDIDPAVIFFLENKLNMKTDEIYDLLNKKSGMLGVAGASDMRDIEDRFVEGDTAATRALDMYTYRIKKYIGAYTAAMNGLDAIVFTAGVGENDAGVRRLSMQGLEGLGIKIDLEKNNIRAKKIEEVQADTSHVKILVVPTNEELEIAQQAVNLL; encoded by the coding sequence ATGAAAGTATTAGTCATCAACTCTGGTAGTTCTTCCATCAAGTACCAGCTTTTCGAAATGGATAATGAGCAGGTACTCTGCTCTGGTATTGTTGAAAAAATCGGTTTACCTGAGGGCATCATCACACATAAAACATTTGATGCAGCAGGTAATGAGACTAAAAACAAGCAAGAGCTTCCTATTCCTGATCACAAGGTAGGATTAGCTGAAGTTGTAAAACTACTGACTGATGAGAAAATTGGTGTAATCAGCAACCCTGATGATATATCAGCTGTTGGCCACCGTGTAGTTCATGGTGGTGAATACTTCAATGAAACAACCGTAATTACGAAAGAGGTGGAGGAAAAGATTGAGGAAGTAATTCCATTGGCTCCTCTTCACAACCCCGCCAACCTACAAGGCATCAGGGTTTGTAAGGACATTTTCCCTAAAGCTAAGCAGGTAGCTGTTTTTGATACCGCTTTCCACCAGACTATGCCGGAACGTGCCTTCAGATATGCCATTCCTGAAGAGCTTTACCAAAAGTATGGTGTCCGCTCTTACGGTATGCACGGTACCTCTCACAAATATGTATCAGCAGCTGCCAACAAGTATTTAGGAAAAGAGGGAGCTTCAAGCCGCATCATTACAATCCACTTGGGTAACGGCTGTTCAATGGCTGCGGTTAAAGATGGTAGATGTATTGATACTTCAATGGGTTTTTCTCCACTGGCAGGTCTGATGATGGGTACTCGCTCAGGAGACATTGATCCAGCGGTTATCTTCTTCCTTGAGAACAAACTCAATATGAAAACGGATGAGATCTATGACTTGCTGAACAAGAAGTCAGGTATGTTGGGTGTTGCTGGAGCCAGCGATATGCGTGACATCGAGGATCGATTCGTAGAAGGAGACACTGCGGCGACAAGAGCTTTAGATATGTACACATACCGTATCAAAAAATATATAGGTGCATATACTGCGGCGATGAATGGCTTGGATGCCATTGTATTTACAGCAGGTGTTGGTGAGAATGATGCTGGGGTTAGACGCCTATCAATGCAAGGTCTTGAGGGACTGGGCATCAAGATCGACTTGGAGAAAAACAATATCAGAGCCAAAAAGATTGAAGAGGTACAGGCAGACACTTCACATGTGAAAATCTTGGTAGTACCTACCAATGAAGAGTTAGAAATTGCACAACAGGCAGTAAACCTGCTTTAA
- a CDS encoding DUF5996 family protein, with protein sequence MQLPTLPLEEWKDTKMTIHLYLQIIGKIRLKLTPRKNHWWYVTEYITSKGITTGTIPFDHDRHSFEITLNFLSHKLELTSSKGFEASFPLKDGLSVAAFHDELFELLNKAQIPVNILDKPYDLPFDKSFSEIRNYHHYQKEYVERFWHIMLWVSNVFKQFSGRFYGKTCPVQLYWHHMDLAITRFSGKSAPKMPSEASTADKDAYSHEVISFGFWAGDDNMTEPAFYAYTYPSPEGLEKAPLKPNYAEWIDSNGSPMAILKYHDLLKEKDPTSALLSFLESAYQSGAKLAGWDIDSFTVKKLDEL encoded by the coding sequence ATGCAACTCCCTACACTTCCTCTTGAAGAATGGAAAGACACTAAGATGACGATCCATTTATACCTTCAGATTATTGGAAAGATTAGACTGAAACTTACTCCTCGCAAAAATCATTGGTGGTATGTTACGGAGTATATTACGTCCAAGGGAATAACAACGGGTACCATCCCTTTTGACCATGACCGACATTCATTTGAAATTACCCTTAACTTCCTTAGCCATAAGCTTGAGCTGACCAGCAGTAAAGGTTTTGAAGCTAGTTTCCCTCTCAAGGATGGCTTATCAGTAGCAGCTTTCCATGATGAACTTTTTGAATTGCTTAATAAAGCACAAATACCTGTCAACATATTGGACAAGCCATATGATTTGCCATTCGATAAAAGCTTTTCAGAGATCCGAAACTATCACCATTACCAAAAAGAATATGTAGAACGGTTCTGGCATATCATGCTTTGGGTCAGTAATGTCTTCAAACAATTCAGTGGACGGTTTTATGGCAAGACCTGCCCCGTTCAACTGTACTGGCATCATATGGATCTAGCCATCACCAGATTTTCTGGTAAATCTGCCCCAAAGATGCCTTCAGAAGCTTCTACTGCAGATAAGGATGCTTACTCACATGAAGTAATTAGTTTTGGATTTTGGGCAGGCGACGACAATATGACAGAGCCCGCATTTTACGCTTACACCTACCCCTCTCCTGAAGGGTTGGAAAAAGCACCTCTAAAACCTAATTACGCTGAATGGATTGACAGTAATGGAAGTCCAATGGCCATCCTGAAATACCATGACTTATTGAAAGAAAAAGACCCGACTTCAGCCCTATTGAGTTTTTTGGAAAGCGCATATCAGTCGGGTGCAAAGTTGGCCGGTTGGGACATAGATTCCTTTACCGTAAAAAAACTAGACGAGCTCTAG
- a CDS encoding response regulator: MSTKNKVLLIESNRAEIMKISKLFLSNKVADKVVFFTAPAEAKDYIQSTSNSPQILPSLLMIDVSTYSHDSFEFLKYFGRLLRTHDLTCKVFLLKDSEDKGVIPSEVKTLIPIEKVLTKPLTFDKIASLVI; the protein is encoded by the coding sequence ATGTCAACTAAAAACAAAGTACTCTTAATTGAGTCAAACAGAGCCGAAATAATGAAAATCAGCAAGTTATTCCTCTCCAATAAAGTTGCTGACAAGGTCGTTTTTTTCACAGCCCCAGCCGAGGCTAAGGATTATATTCAAAGCACTTCCAACTCTCCACAAATACTTCCATCTTTACTGATGATAGATGTGAGTACATATTCACATGACTCATTTGAGTTTCTAAAATATTTTGGAAGGTTATTACGTACCCATGACCTCACCTGTAAAGTATTTCTTTTAAAAGACTCTGAGGATAAAGGGGTTATCCCTTCAGAGGTAAAGACGCTCATTCCTATAGAAAAGGTATTGACTAAGCCATTGACTTTTGACAAAATTGCATCATTAGTAATATGA
- a CDS encoding PAS domain-containing protein, whose product MDAFSASAWVKTEKGVYKYINQHLENDFLQVGNRIIGFTDFDLTDLDTAKERVSSDQYVIKKRKVYRSIERITFRNDTYKDFLIIKFPIPMYSGSKTYVGGFAVDISEHSFLKKQVHSLKKENKRLNFRINNQHSRLNLMNELLNEYKYNVRSLNEEVQNLIGHSKQAMIILNQELEIERYNEEANFFFKLTDSSTKKSIATVKHMLDKQCFLEVLEAIVDVIQTGQEKWIRLKHRDGIPYTMHLSLYKTNSDTIGIIISIDSL is encoded by the coding sequence ATGGATGCCTTTTCAGCTTCTGCTTGGGTCAAGACTGAAAAAGGAGTTTACAAGTACATCAATCAACATTTAGAAAATGATTTCCTTCAAGTAGGCAACCGGATTATTGGATTTACTGACTTTGACCTTACAGATTTAGATACAGCAAAAGAAAGAGTCAGCTCTGATCAGTATGTAATCAAAAAAAGAAAAGTTTATAGGAGTATCGAACGAATCACCTTCAGAAATGATACCTATAAAGATTTTCTGATTATTAAATTTCCAATTCCTATGTACAGTGGTTCTAAAACGTATGTTGGAGGATTTGCTGTCGATATTTCTGAACACAGTTTTCTCAAAAAACAAGTCCACAGCCTCAAGAAAGAAAATAAACGACTGAATTTCAGAATCAACAATCAGCATTCAAGGTTGAACCTGATGAATGAACTGCTGAATGAGTATAAATACAATGTAAGATCACTGAATGAGGAGGTTCAAAATTTGATTGGTCATAGCAAACAAGCTATGATTATCCTGAATCAGGAACTAGAAATTGAACGCTATAACGAAGAGGCTAATTTTTTCTTTAAGCTTACAGATAGTTCTACCAAAAAAAGTATTGCGACTGTCAAGCATATGCTCGACAAACAATGTTTCCTTGAAGTACTGGAAGCAATTGTTGATGTAATACAGACAGGTCAGGAAAAATGGATCAGGCTGAAACATCGGGATGGTATTCCTTATACCATGCACTTAAGTCTTTATAAAACAAATAGTGACACAATTGGCATTATCATCAGCATTGATAGTTTATAA
- a CDS encoding SDR family NAD(P)-dependent oxidoreductase, with protein sequence MKKILITGVSKGLGWGIAQYFLNEGFKVLGISRGILEDLNKNENFKHLALDLSDLSSIQPSVKKFLADEGDLEYIVLNAGMLGEIKDLQETSMEDLKTLMDVNVWSNKELLDTVFTQPSKVKQVVAISSGASINGNRGWGGYSISKAALNMMIKLYAAEKEAVHFNTLAPGLIDTGMQDYLCGEVDESKFESTLRLKAAKGTSSMPKPKEAGVIIGKAIPKLIEYQSGDYVDVRKM encoded by the coding sequence ATGAAAAAAATACTCATAACAGGTGTCAGTAAAGGGTTAGGGTGGGGCATTGCCCAATATTTTTTGAATGAGGGATTTAAGGTTTTGGGGATTAGTAGAGGTATTCTGGAGGACTTGAATAAAAATGAAAACTTTAAGCATTTGGCTTTAGACTTGAGCGATTTGAGCTCAATCCAACCATCTGTGAAAAAGTTTTTAGCTGATGAAGGTGACCTTGAGTATATCGTATTGAATGCAGGTATGCTCGGTGAGATAAAGGATTTGCAGGAAACATCGATGGAAGACCTAAAAACACTAATGGATGTCAATGTATGGTCAAATAAGGAGTTGTTGGATACTGTATTTACTCAACCTAGTAAGGTCAAGCAGGTGGTGGCTATCTCGTCAGGGGCAAGCATCAATGGTAACCGAGGTTGGGGTGGATACTCAATTTCAAAAGCAGCGTTGAATATGATGATCAAACTCTATGCGGCAGAGAAAGAAGCAGTTCATTTCAATACATTGGCTCCGGGGCTGATTGATACAGGAATGCAGGATTATCTATGTGGGGAAGTGGATGAATCAAAATTTGAAAGTACACTTAGATTGAAAGCTGCCAAAGGAACTTCATCAATGCCTAAACCTAAAGAAGCAGGGGTTATTATTGGTAAAGCAATTCCAAAACTGATAGAGTACCAGAGTGGGGACTATGTTGATGTTCGTAAAATGTAA
- the ttcA gene encoding tRNA 2-thiocytidine(32) synthetase TtcA, which translates to MNQQEHENIKLTKKLRKAVWNANEDFGLIEEGDKVMVCLSGGKDSYTMLDMLLNMQNAMQHSFEIIAVNLDQKQPGFPEDILPNYLKSLEVPFKIVEKDTYSIVMDKVPEGKTMCSLCSRLRRGTLYTTADALGVTKIALGHHRDDIIETLLLNMMFSGKLEAMPAKYRTDDGKHVVIRPLAYCKEQDIEKYSQIANFPIIPCNLCGSQENMQRQNIKKMLREWDQQYPGRSEVIFNSIKNVSPSHLMDHDLFDFHHLESRFQEPEETANI; encoded by the coding sequence ATGAATCAGCAAGAGCACGAAAATATAAAATTAACCAAGAAGCTTAGAAAAGCTGTTTGGAATGCCAATGAAGATTTTGGTCTGATTGAGGAAGGCGACAAGGTAATGGTTTGCCTTTCTGGAGGTAAGGATAGTTATACTATGTTGGATATGCTATTGAATATGCAAAATGCCATGCAACATAGTTTTGAGATTATCGCAGTGAACTTGGATCAAAAGCAGCCTGGTTTTCCTGAAGATATTTTGCCTAATTACCTGAAAAGTCTGGAGGTTCCATTTAAGATCGTTGAGAAGGATACTTACTCAATTGTCATGGATAAAGTCCCTGAAGGCAAAACCATGTGCAGTTTGTGTTCACGCTTACGAAGAGGCACTCTTTACACAACTGCTGATGCGCTGGGTGTTACAAAAATTGCATTGGGGCACCACCGAGATGATATCATCGAGACACTGCTGCTGAATATGATGTTCAGTGGAAAGCTGGAAGCCATGCCTGCCAAATATCGTACTGATGATGGCAAACACGTCGTCATCCGTCCTTTGGCGTATTGTAAAGAGCAGGATATTGAAAAGTACAGCCAGATCGCCAACTTCCCGATCATTCCTTGTAACTTATGCGGCTCTCAGGAAAATATGCAGAGACAAAACATCAAGAAAATGCTTCGAGAATGGGATCAGCAATATCCGGGAAGAAGTGAAGTTATTTTCAATTCAATCAAAAACGTCTCACCGTCTCATTTGATGGACCACGACTTATTTGACTTCCACCACCTTGAATCAAGGTTTCAAGAACCGGAAGAAACGGCTAACATCTAA
- a CDS encoding glycosyltransferase has protein sequence MAKIAFLSTFYPYRGGIAQFNAQLYRTLEGQGHQLKVWNFSLQYPSLLFPGTTQYVNENDKADAIPSVRSLNSINPVSYISTANQILDFAPDILIIRFWMPFFAPSLGYVAGKLKKKGTKVIAVIDNLIPHEPRLGDKQLTDYFLKRCDGYLVMSDVVENDLKKVKPDAKYIFHPHPIYDHFGAKLERSIARKKLNIEEGQKVLLYFGLIRKYKGLDILLDAFNELNDSYTLLAVGEPYEDFAPYQALIDKNKNKDRIITVTEYVSDEEVPVYFSAADVSVLPYRSATQSGVVAISYHFDVPVIVTDVGGLKGSVAPYGAGIVVDKPDSTLILEAIHQYFDGNNQSEMSTALQQFKEGYSWENLATELVDFAGKC, from the coding sequence ATGGCGAAAATTGCTTTTTTATCTACTTTTTATCCTTATCGTGGAGGAATAGCTCAATTCAATGCGCAGCTTTATAGAACATTGGAAGGGCAGGGGCATCAATTGAAAGTGTGGAACTTTAGCCTTCAGTATCCTTCTTTACTTTTTCCGGGAACAACTCAGTATGTCAATGAAAACGATAAGGCTGATGCAATTCCTTCTGTTAGATCATTGAACAGCATTAATCCAGTCAGTTATATTTCAACAGCTAACCAGATTCTAGACTTTGCTCCAGATATTCTGATTATCAGGTTTTGGATGCCTTTTTTTGCTCCTTCATTGGGCTACGTAGCAGGCAAACTAAAAAAGAAAGGCACTAAGGTAATTGCTGTGATCGATAACCTCATTCCTCATGAACCTAGATTAGGTGATAAGCAACTGACGGATTATTTCCTGAAGCGTTGTGATGGTTATTTGGTTATGAGTGACGTTGTGGAAAATGACCTGAAAAAGGTTAAGCCAGATGCAAAGTATATTTTTCATCCTCACCCAATTTATGATCATTTCGGAGCCAAGCTGGAAAGAAGTATAGCTAGAAAGAAACTCAATATTGAGGAGGGGCAGAAGGTACTTTTGTATTTTGGATTAATCAGAAAGTACAAAGGGTTGGACATCTTACTGGATGCATTCAATGAGCTGAATGATTCTTACACACTGTTGGCAGTGGGTGAGCCTTATGAAGATTTTGCTCCATATCAAGCCCTGATTGACAAAAATAAGAATAAGGACAGAATCATAACGGTGACGGAGTATGTGAGTGATGAAGAAGTTCCTGTTTATTTTTCAGCTGCAGATGTGTCAGTCTTGCCTTACCGTTCAGCAACACAAAGCGGAGTCGTTGCAATCAGCTATCATTTTGATGTACCTGTGATCGTAACAGATGTTGGAGGACTCAAAGGGTCGGTAGCACCATATGGAGCAGGAATTGTAGTGGACAAGCCTGATTCAACTCTTATCTTGGAGGCCATTCATCAATACTTTGATGGGAATAACCAATCCGAAATGTCAACAGCCTTGCAGCAGTTCAAGGAAGGGTATTCATGGGAAAACTTGGCAACGGAACTGGTAGACTTTGCAGGTAAATGTTAA